The genomic window ccaatcgcgttgtggcgttagactgcacgattggctcgaattcgtaaTTCGTGTGCGTGACACCGCTGTACTGACACCCCGCCCGTAAGGCCCATCTTTAGATATATGTCAATGAGTTACTTAAATTCGACTTATCAACTGATTATTAACGTAGGTAAGTATACCAATTAACATATTTCAGATTCAAAAATGCAACAATCTATGCTTAGAAAATCTTCGTTTGAAAGCCCAAGCTCAAGAACTAATCCCACGaaaggatattttttattagaattttatttagtgggcctctattatttataatacgaatattattaagaattaaaCAAGGTTTGTTACATTATATCattgaataaaatatacctatgtatctttatttataaatttcacaaataaaactataaagttgtttaatatatttattattggaCGTTTCATTGGACGTGAAGAAACGTTTTGTCTGGTACAGTCGCCAGTCGCCAGGTAGcccagatatattggagcggccaaggtgttcacaaacatctgaacAAAGCCTTATTACCAAGACATTAAAGTGCATGCTTAGATagttttgagcaccttggccgctcagatgtatctgatggcgactgtactaaaaaAATCCACCCTTTTCGTATGCCCTTGTCAAAATATGCTACTTAACCTTAAAATTATGGGACAAGGCATGCATACGAAAGGTACCTAATTATGACGTTTACGAGTACgttaaattttctaatttaaaaccATCATTAATGCTATATACTAGTCGAGGTAGATCCACAACGGCCACAGTTGACTGTCTCCATCCTGCAACAAAGTGCAGTATCAGCAATGCAGTTTACATTCGACACGCACGGCCCACTGACCTAAATATAATGGTTTCTGGTTACTGGATAGTTTTGATAGTATCACTCCTAACCTAAACCTTTGACATGTATTACTTAATACAAGAAAACAACATGCCGATGCCGTCCAGTATGATGGCCATTTGGTCGGGGCTGGAGACCAGCGCCAGTCACTTCTAAATCTTTGACATGTATTAGTTAATACCAGAAAACTACATACCTTGTACTGAGTAGCCACAGCAAGCCGTTaaactccccccccccccttccctCTCTTCCACTACCGCACCGTCTGGTGCATCCTTTGTATCTCCTCCACCATGCCGTCCAATATGATGGCCAGCTGGTCGGGGCTGGAGACCAGCGCCGAGTCAGCCACAGCGCCGAACTGGAGAACTCCGTCGTAGCAGAGCGCAGTTACTCCTAAACCTGTAAAATGTGAAAGAAACACATATAATCTAACGGCCTAGCCTAGTTGGtatatagtgaccctgcctacgaagcagaaggtcacgggttcgaatcctgtttatttgtgtttatcgcAGATAAGTGTACCTGAGTTATAGATGTTTTCAtgttatatttatctatatctatctcataatattatatttcgttactcactaggtcgatttgtgtaataGTTCCcataatatctatttatttattttatttttatgtaactaTAAGAACAGCTACGACTGATTTGCAAATCAAGCGTGGCAAGTTCTCCTAACCGACGAATGGGCTAAGTTACTGTTTCTCACAGAGTAGAATATCTAATTCGATAAGAAGACAAGAGATGACAAGATGGGATGGAAACGACTGGTGAATAAAGACACGTAAAAGCCTATCATTAGAAAGAACCGAACATATTCGTAGATAGGTTAAGCTGAGCTGATGATCTTATGACGGCGAAGATGCGAGTTTAACTATCCTGCCCCGTTGATAATCGGCCGTAACCTTACCAGTATTCCCTTTCAATGGCACAAAGAACACCAGTTTCTTCAGGGTATTGCCTCCGCAAATGTTTAGGCGTCGCGGCCCAGGCAGGTTGCTAAACACCATGGTTGCTTGGCTGCTGTTGAATACGGGCAGCAGAACTTGCTTGGGTAGGACGCTGTTGAAGATCTTGAGGAGGTAATAGTTAGTCTGGAAGAAAAACAAACGTATGACTTCTTCTATAAGTTATTTTTGCTACTTATACCGGATTTATCGAGTCTGAAAATGTGTTTTTCTTTTCTGGTCATAATGAACATTTTCCAAAAATTGGCTATTCCAGACCAGGTCCACTAGACCAGGGTATTTGGTTTCGCGATGCTCTTATTCGTCCAATTAAAAAAGTTGTTCTGTTTGATCAACATCTGCCACACCCAGTGTATTAGGTATTactattataggtacctatactcaGCTGTTTTACCATCTTCATTAACATCGTTTTCAactattaaaaaccggccaagtgcgagtcggactcgcgttccaaggattccgtacattacacagtttaaacaatgtattttttatgtgaaacgtgagtgaaatgtctttaaaaaacccgtaggggtcggatcaaaaactaagtaattaagtccgactcacgcttgactgcacatttctaataggttttcctgtgatctataggtaaagatctattttgtgtatttttttcaaaatttttgacccagtagtttcggagataaagggaggggaatggtcatttttttgcctattttcttgaataacttctaaactgtttttcctaaaattataaaaaagataTATTTGGTTTTGCCAGTTTACAGCGCTTCTCTTTGGATTAATACTTACCAAAGGGTCAGCACTTCTGCGCAGCTCATCGCAACGTTCTTGAACTACTTCCCTTTTGCATGTTTCCACCGGCAAATCCAGTATGGTCACGCTAAAATCGTTTTCCAAAACCAGACCATTGTCAACTATCGTAGATAGAGGAAATCTAACTGGCAACACGATTGCTACGTCTTTTGGAATGTGGGTCATCGTCTGTTAgaagtgtaaaaaaatattaggaaTCGAGGTTCAAGAAATTACACAGAAGAATTACTTTAACTTACCTGCGAGCACAATTTACCTTTGAAAAGTATTTGTGCAAGCCACTTGATAAAGCTGACGCTAAAACATCtgtaaatttcatgttatctATATTGTCCTTAATTTCTTTTaccattgtcaacaaattttcaTCAGATTCtatccacttaaatattttttcaccaaaCAATACTGGCCCGTGTAGGGAATTATCATCTGGTTTCCGAATAATCCCATCAACAAAGCAAATTGGCATTTCCAATAATTTCTCCATCATATCTATTAAATTTTTTGGAGACTCCTGGACTCTAGTGTTATACTTTTCAGCATTCGAAAACATGTTAACCGCGCAATCGTTTTTATCATCAGCTAATGTTTTGCATAGAAACTCAATCAAAGCAACTCCGTCTCCAACTGAATGATGGATTCTGAATACAATACCGTATTCACCTCTTTCTTGACCATAATTACTGACCCTCTGCTTGGTcaccaatattttaaataacgcCTCATCATTGTATGGCAGCGATTGATTTGATATTTCAGTCATTAAGATTTCTAAGTCTTCGGTATTTAGCGTGTCAGAATTGTTTGGAAAATCAACCATTTCAACATACTGATTTATATCGATACTGCTGTAGCGTCTCCAATAGTAAAATCCATATTCTTCACTTCTTCTGAAGAATAATTTATCTGTGGTTTTATTGGGAAAAATATTCAGTAGCTTATGTTTGATATTTAGAACGAGAGCGGTGGGGGAATCTGACTCTATGACTCCCAGAACAGTTATGACACTCTTCGTGGTATCGTCTTCCAAACTCCAGAAAACGTCGAAGCTATTGAGGAAACCAACGAAATATTTGTCCTTGTTCTTGATGATCACAGCACAAGCAAGTTTGTACACTAATGCTAAGAGCAGAAACGCTATTATCAATGGCAGCATTGTCGCTAAGACAATTAGAGTTATAGCTCTAGGTAGAGTTTTTGCGTTTATGTTTCCGAAATTTTTATCATTCTTCCTTGAGGATGCAGAGAAAATGGAACGAAACTGAAAAACATAATTGTTAAGTATGCCagtataataagtaataataagtcAGCACTGGACTGGAGCTATGCTACGTGACGAGTCGTGTTAAAATcaggtaccttttgattaaatATGAAGTTAGCCACTGTAACCAACACCAAACCGACTATGGCACCGAGTCCGACTGTTTTAGTAACTTGCAGAGGTACACTAGGAATATTTAAAGATACATTAGTCAACAATTGTGTCCTGTTTAAATTTGATTGATCATTCACTGAGCACTTTAACAAATAACTTATTTCCTCCATTTTTAATACGTTTTTTAAGTGAACTGTAgaaatataggtataagtatGATAAATTCCTAAAGATAAAAGACTAGACTGCTGCCTTCAAGATATCGCAGACAACTGAATAACGGCTATTGTTTTGCAAACATGTAAACTAGTTATGTGAAGCCATACTTACATAGTAAGCCATACTTGCTTAAGAAATTATTACTCGCCCTGTTGATTTAATTATGGGAGTTATATTCAAGTAATATTGTGCAAAATAACATACTGTTTTGTAATCGTTCTAAGGTAGAAATTATGAACATTATGTTAATTTAAAAGAAGAATTGTCATGCTATAAAAATATGCGGACCGCAAAACAATAAAATCGCTTTGTAATTTACgtctaattttatattatgtaaaaatatacaatttaaatatacaaattaATATGTGCATTTATAAACgagtattcatttattacgcACTGTATAGGATTACGTACAATAAATACTTTGAGTAAAAAACTAGGACCTGTtctactatttaaactaattaatagAAACGTACTTAACTACCTAATATGCATATAACattatcaaaaatataaatgccCGTCAATCGAATGTTCTTCAAAGTGCTCTGGGTAGATAATTAATGGTACTTTACTAATTAATAATTCATTAGACATGCAATACAGCAAACAGGCCAGAAACATTTTTCGTATAAGCCTAATTATttctaaatactttttttatccCTTCAAATTCCCGCTAAATTCTTTCTCATAGATCCTTTTCACGGCTAGTATTCATCTTCTGTCTCTTGATGAAGCAAAGCACATTGATCCAAATAAAAGAAACAGATGAGATGTAGACGATCCGCAACTGAGGAGGCATGAAGTAGAAGTTGATAGTCTGACCAGGGATCCAGAAACACTGGTTGGCGATGAAAGTCATCCAGTACTTTTCTTTTAGCTCTTCAAAGACGTTAGCTCTGCCTTCTAAGTAGCCGAGTACTGAAATAAAAACGGATgcaattaattacatttttgtatAGAGAAGGTTTCTTCTGCTAACGACGCAACGGAaccacgctgttatgtcgtcgcccaaatctacttaaattgtattttgttattatttgtgttttctcgtatctttgtatttttatttactttgtagttcgcagtgccttagtagtaatactgtaatgctgtgtaactaatttgaataacagaataaaatgtttGAGGTTGCACGTATACTCGcatgtattttttcttacactTAAATCAAATACATTTTCGGCTTTTTCGCCATGGTCCTCAGCTATCtcaggggcctagccaaaatgacaatccgcgtttgcagaaaacgaaacaaaacgctattgtatctctatcactctttcgtATTAGTTcgatagagacagatagcgtttcgtttctctGCGAACGATTGAAATCTTGGCTAGGCCTTCAGAACATCCATTGAAAGAAAAGAACCATTCTTACTGCCGGTTACATGCAAATACTCTCTATTTAATGCCTTAATTACTTCGAAAAATTTATTGATTGATGCTATGCTATATGCTAGACCTTTCTATTCTCTTTTCCAAATGTTAAGAATACACTCAAGAGACATGAAAGCGGATCACTCTGATAAGAACAATTTTCATGAACGGGTCAATAAATTGACCAGTTATTTCATAGTGAGTTTCACTCTCATACCAGTCATTGTAACACTAAGTACACTTACTGACATAAAAGCTGGCTAGTAGGACCGGGGTCATTGTGAACTGGTCGATCACCACCTTCGTGGCCACCGTCTTCATCGCTTTACCTACGAACTTCGAGTCTAGGAACTTATACCTGTGAAACATATAGAATAAGAAGTTAAAAATAGGACTATATACGCTTAGCGAGTGCTTCAGTTCCCTTCAGACACCAGGGGCCTAGACAAGCTGACAATCGTTCGCagagaaacgaaacgctatctgtctctatcgCATTAAATGGAAGAGTGATAGTGAGAGAGTAGCGttttgtttcgttttctgcaaacgattggcatcttggctaggcccccagttgAATCTTGAATAAGTAACAACAATGTGCAATTAATTGGAGACAAAGAAATACTAAAGACGCGTAAAGTAGTGCAACATTTTACAGCTGAAGTCGATGGCGCTGATCGCCATATGCTTCAGCAGTTACTCACGATCATGAGTCATGACGACGATCACGCTATGTGTCAAAATGGAATTTACCTAGACACGAGGGATATTATATTGTAACAAAAAACACATATAAATCTGACTGATACCTTGTGCGGTGCTTTGTACCTATGTTATGGGATCCATAAAGTCTTTTTTCGGCATAATATTTGTTATGTACTTACCCAGTTAGGTTTTCATttccaaattaaaattaagtggAATTTACACTTAACCGCTTATTGCATgtataataaaaagtatttgttgaaatttgaactttaatagctgCCAATAGATTTGTATATCATATCCGCTATATATGGCTTCGCATGCGGTAAAGgattaagtaaaaatttacaCATGACACGGCGGTAGTCAACTCATTAAGAATTGGTTAATACTTGCCAATAATACAGGGTAGGAGCGTAGACGCAGCTGCCGACAGCCACGATACGCGCCGCCGCTGCATAGTCTATCTCCGGCTTTTCtggctgaaaataaatgaaaagtatAAAGGTTGAGAAACAAAAGTAGAATTAcgagtataatattataaaatttaaacttagctaacagattattattacttatgtaggtagctgtgcccgcggctccaCCCGGGATTAGTTCTGTTTTTTTAACACGTTTTCCATCCCAATTGTTCATGTGTTTATTAAGAAGAATAAAAACTAGTAagtagataaaatgtatttttaaatggaaaaataccgaatgaaaatactaaaatttcaatattttttttattttaccaagcAGTTTCTAAGTGTATTTTGTACCTAAGTAAGGTACCTTATGTAATCTCTTTGTCAACACAGACAAcacataagtaaataaataggaATATTATACCAGCtgacaaattaatattaaaactgaTCATGATCATATCATGTTGCTAATATATCGTACATACACAGATAGTTAGCTATAATTATCTCCCCTCATACGTTACGCATATCATGAATATGATGACGTAACAGGCGACGGCAAGTTTTGTCAACATTCGCCGGCCACGTCAACGGTAGCGTGGCCGAGCGGTCTAAGGCGCTGGTTTAAGGCACCAGTCTCTTCGGAggcgtgggttcgaatcccaccgCTGCCACGGtatttttgtttagttatttttattatgatttcatttttatgtaaatttgaAATGGGTTTACTATatatgaaagatttttttagcCGCTCTACGTAAATAGTTCATCACACTCCCTAAGTATAATAACTGATAACCAACCCCAAAAGCTTAGTAACCATAATGTTAAAGGTAATATGAGTACATCCAACCAACGTGCAACGGCAACGATGAAAGTACgagaaattattaaaattggattagatatgtataataataacatgTATACCTGTAGgtcgagcacatgattggcgcgacagtatctcgccgcgagatagactacccgtcttttactaactgtatgaattatagagggacgggtagtctatgtcgcggcgagatactctcgcgccaatcatgtgctagcccggcaggtagAGTAAAAAATCAATTGTTAGAGATACGGACACATGGATTTGCTTATTTAAACTACCATGCAGGGACtggtgctgccccctacaagTTCATGCTGTATGAGATGGATATTACCGAATTATATTTGTTGAAGGTCTGTTGCGACAGTTCCGCCGCCGTGTAGAAGGTGGCGTACACAGCCGTGTTGGTCATCAGGGGGTACTTGCGTAACGCCGCCTTGCCCAGCCCTATCACTCTAGACATGGTGCTTACTTTCTGAAAACATttacatcataaaataaatacatacataaataaaagccTATTATCCTTTCATCTGTGGCTTGTCAAAGATGTGCTATTTAGATAGTTCAATTACAATACCTTGAAgttcaattttttaatttaaaattgccgCAAAAACTGATGCCCGATTTGGGTCTCCCACAGattataggacaatcttacacaaatcgacctagccccCCAGTAGGCCcagccgcaaaagtgcatgTCCACTTTTTGAATGAATTCCTTATGATGCAGGTGCAGGTCAATTTCCaatagaattttttttagatataaagtgtacacggaaagaacatgtctagtcccTTGAGTAACAGtatgagtaatcgcggtttaaaaatttggaaccatgtcaaaatgtatggtaattccgtgaccaggagtcgtagcacggtacgcttatcaccatgcctgtcacgttctaacaagtatgtgagtgcgaaagtgacggacttagtgataggggaaaccatgctgcgcgggcaggtcttttttaactaaaaaaagttgtgttacatatattatacagtggtaacaaaagatataactaatagttcattaagagctctacatttcgaaatgaaaatcttattttctgaaaaaagtgactagacatgttctttccgtgtacccttcatatacatATTCTAATCGTATGTTAAGTTGGTAAATAGCAGAGTATAGTATATATTGGTAAATAACAGGCCACTTTCAAGCGGTCGTTAGTTCCAAGTGTTCCAACCCAACCCTGATTCATACGCAATAAGTTACTAAGCACTTTTATGTATTATGTGCCTACGTCCCTATGGTAAGCAACAATGTGgtgccttttgcttgaaaacgacacaactGGTTGTTAGATGAAGACCATCAGCCAATATTCGGTTCTATTTAATATCGGTTCTATGTACTTAACTATATGCATGTTAATATCTGACTACTACAAGGTTATTGTAAAACAGACCCTTTTTCGTCGCTTTACAACCGCAAGCATCCTGGTTAGCCAGCTCCGCATAGCCCATGAAATTTCATACGTAACTATTTTCCAATTTTGTGTACATAAAGCAAAGCATGAAAGCGTTTTACGGGTTCTTTCAAGCCGGTTCCTGCCTTCGCAGACATtcttgcatggagactatataaaggagtcaaatctctatgtatgaaaagtgtccatcaaaaaacagtaattaggcggcgccaccatacaccgaaatactaccaaaaacaacctacgtaatttggtcgggttatttgttgccttatatggttcatgttatactcatgtcccagagcctaactagcgccaccggagagattaggaactattatttaaagctgaaagcggtcgcttttgcaacaattctgccataagagattggcatcctttttataccatccatacattcTTGTTAATTGACATTAATTCGTCGTGTTTGACAATTtcgaaatcaagaaaaaaaggAAGTTGCTTGTaagtagtttagttttatttataaatttgtcTCTATGGTTATATATCCATCAAAGAGTTCTGTCATGTTTGGcgtatatttcaatattttagtaCGCAACTAGATAGTAATTGAGTCGAGATTGAGCCGCTTAACATCAAACTCGGAtcaatccattcgaccctcttaggaaatatctaccccATTACCTCTACctaaagagtagtataatatatctaCCTACCTTCCATACCTATTACCTTTCCCTAATGCCAAAATTATGGAATGTAGAGTTAACTCTACATTCCATAGCCAAAATAGCAAAATCTGTCAGTTGGATCTGACAGcgacttattttttactttgattttactTTCTTAAAACAATGTCATAAAATCCATTCGCGCTCGAGTCTGTGATGCATAACATATGGGTTTCGATTTTGTACGAAAAAAAGACAAGTTTTTCTCAAAGTGCCAAGATAACACTGCAGAATGAATCGTATGTTCAAACAACAAAACCGTGGATTCGGGGAGGAAGCGAAAAATGGTGTGGGGGCAAGCAGGAGTTTATGTCTTTACGCGAGCTAACTGTAGCCTGGCCACGTAAACTATATTGG from Cydia strobilella chromosome 11, ilCydStro3.1, whole genome shotgun sequence includes these protein-coding regions:
- the LOC134745122 gene encoding uncharacterized protein LOC134745122, with product MEEISYLLKCSVNDQSNLNRTQLLTNVSLNIPSVPLQVTKTVGLGAIVGLVLVTVANFIFNQKFRSIFSASSRKNDKNFGNINAKTLPRAITLIVLATMLPLIIAFLLLALVYKLACAVIIKNKDKYFVGFLNSFDVFWSLEDDTTKSVITVLGVIESDSPTALVLNIKHKLLNIFPNKTTDKLFFRRSEEYGFYYWRRYSSIDINQYVEMVDFPNNSDTLNTEDLEILMTEISNQSLPYNDEALFKILVTKQRVSNYGQERGEYGIVFRIHHSVGDGVALIEFLCKTLADDKNDCAVNMFSNAEKYNTRVQESPKNLIDMMEKLLEMPICFVDGIIRKPDDNSLHGPVLFGEKIFKWIESDENLLTMVKEIKDNIDNMKFTDVLASALSSGLHKYFSKTMTHIPKDVAIVLPVRFPLSTIVDNGLVLENDFSVTILDLPVETCKREVVQERCDELRRSADPLTNYYLLKIFNSVLPKQVLLPVFNSSQATMVFSNLPGPRRLNICGGNTLKKLVFFVPLKGNTGLGVTALCYDGVLQFGAVADSALVSSPDQLAIILDGMVEEIQRMHQTVR
- the LOC134745191 gene encoding mpv17-like protein; this encodes MSRVIGLGKAALRKYPLMTNTAVYATFYTAAELSQQTFNKYNSPEKPEIDYAAAARIVAVGSCVYAPTLYYWYKFLDSKFVGKAMKTVATKVVIDQFTMTPVLLASFYVILGYLEGRANVFEELKEKYWMTFIANQCFWIPGQTINFYFMPPQLRIVYISSVSFIWINVLCFIKRQKMNTSREKDL